The Acomys russatus chromosome X, mAcoRus1.1, whole genome shotgun sequence genome segment TCACAAACTTCCTGGCATCATCTGAGGAGGGCAGGGACCCAGGAGAATGGAATCTCCTTCCTCAGATACCTGAGcagtgtgaggagacaccaccaGGTCAGTAGCTATAGCCTTCCTCACCCAATATGCTGAGGGCATAAAAACTGCGGCTTCTGTCCTTGGAAGGGCAAGGCTGACCCAAGGGTGTGGAAGCTTGGGCCTCCGGAATAGTGCCAAGTGTTAGCTAGGATAGGATTCAGATTCTTGGCTCAACTTTAAGATTTTCTCCTGAAGTATTCCCCAGGAACTCCAGTGTGTCCCTCTGGAAGTTGAAATAGCCATAgatctaaaataaaatttgaaatgcaGCTACAGTGACCACAGGATGTTCTCcgggtcttcttttttttttttttttttttttttttttggtgacttaAGAAATGACAGAAGTGTCTGGCGAAAGGTGTGCTGTGCTGCGGCAGAATCCCagtaaagagaaatgactcatgTGTAAGGTGGTGACACATGTATGTAACGTaaactggcttctcctctgcctcctgactgcctGTCTTCAGACATCTAAAGGGACAAACGGGAGTGCATTGTCAAAGTCTTGTACCCTTTAGTAACAACACTGTCTGCTGAATGAGGAGCTGGAAGCACATTGTTACCTGGGTGTGGAGATAGGAAGAGGTTCTCTTCACAAAAAGTGGGAGACAAGAAAAGCTTTGTAACTTACCATGATTTTCCAGAGCAGAGCTGGCAAAGAAAGGTCTTCCAGCTTTCCTTCTCAAAAATCTTCCGAGGGCTccttttcctgctgctgctgctgctgcgctgCTAGGAAGGATGCCTCAACCCTGAGACCTGAGGAGCCTGGATCCTGAGCCTTGCtcatccctctctttcttcttctcctcctcctcctcttcctcctcctcctcctcctcctcccatcttcttcttactattattttgtttagtcgtttggtttttcaagaaggatttctctgtatagcctttgcctgtcctgaaccccctcaaattcacagagatctgcctgtctcttcctccaccaagtgctgggattacaggcatgcaccacagcacctggcttccaaAATCTACTTATCACCTCTTTTCTCATGACCATGTGACAGCCAGCAACAGTAGCACCAGGAGCCAGAACCAGCAGGAGAAAGAATGCCTGTTgtctgagctctgtgtgtgtgtgtgtgtgtgtttgtgtgtgtccctgaaAAAAGACTCCATTCTGTATTTTCTGAGGAGCATAGAAAGCCTcaaatggggaggaaagggacaTTTTACAGAATTCTGTCCTAGAGTTAGGTGTGCAAGGGATTAAAGTCACTGAGCCCAACTGATTGATTCCAAATGACCCACACAGCAAACATTGTTTATCAACCAATAACCATAAGCTGGtattgtttctgcctctctgagctgggcaGGATTTTCAGAACaacatctggctcccaagtctgtATTGGTAAATTAGAATTATCTGGGATTTTCCATGAGAACAGCAGAAAGGGGAAGCAGTTAAAGTGTAGGTGACAAAGGTGAAGGCTGCCCTAGAGATAGGCAGCCTTTAGACCCTCTGAGAGCATGCATTTGCCCTCTACAAAAAAGCCTATTGGGTTGTGCCTAGTACTTGCAAAAGCTTTGTCTGTGACACTGAGTGTAAGTgagatacttttttttgttgctgggttaaacaccatgacccaaagcaacttaaggaaagatcAGATTTTATTTTGGCCTACATTCCAGAGGGAAGGTCCGTAATGGCAGGAGATGCAACATCAGTAAGTGCCAGAGAACTAAGCTGAGAGATGAAGTTTTCAACCACACACCAAAGAGAGATTTAGCTGGAAATAGGATGAGGCTGTGAGCACTCAGAGTCTATTTCTAAtgacatccttcctccagcaaggctgcactaCTTCCCCCAAAACATCTGCGGGTTTCTGCAGCAATGACAAAACACCGTGGCCAAATGTAACTAGGGCatcaaagggtttatttcactttgcaGATTATAAATCTGTGGTggttttgaataaaaatggcccccataggcccagggCATGCCattattaggaggcgtggccttgctggcatagatgtggctttgttggagaaagttgTGTCCTTGGGAGGGGtgtgaggtttcagatgctcaagccaggcctagtgctcactgtctctctcacctGTGGATCCAGAGATAGAGCTCTCAGCTGTGTCTCCAGCGCCAAGTCTGCCACAtgtcaccatgctccctgccatgatggtaatggactgaACTTATGgacactgtgagccagccccaattaaatggtttcttcTATGAGAGTTGCCTTTGTCATAGTGTATCTGtgcagaaataaaaccacaagaCACAAGTCTGCCataaaaatggagtttctttagcTGTTATAATGATTTCTGGTCCACCTCAGTGACATAGAAGCCTGTTCCGAGATTTTTACCACAGGCAAGAGGAGGCATGCATAGGGAGAGCCATGTGTCTTCTCCCTTGAGGCCATCAGAGGAGCAAGTAGGAACAGAGTCCTGTGGCCTTAGGCCACCCCCACCCAAGGCAAAATCCTTGAGCTCTTCCCAGGCTTACAGCTGTCTCCTGACTTTGCCCTTACTTCCCGCAGACCTGTGAGTCTGCATCCTTTCCACAGCACAAGCTATTGCAAGGACCTCACTCACCCTGACTAAGAAAAGGGGATGGGACCTTTGACCTCCAAGTCATTTTATCTGGTCCAAATAGAGCAGCTCCTGGACTGGCCCTCCGGAAGTGAAAGCAGGCCAACTGCCAGATGCCTGAATGacacagaaggggaaagaaatctgaaacacttCCCATTTTTCATATACCTTAAGTCATTTCCTTATGCCTTTAATAACTTGAAGTGACACATCTCACATCATTTCCTTAGACCCTCAGAATGCAATCTTTCCTATTCTCAGACCTTTATGTTCCTGACAACACCTTTTTAGACCCTTaggctttattgctgtgaacagacaaCCATGAACGTGGAAAGTTTCATacaggaaaatgttttatttgggcTGGCTGACAGTTTCTGGGGTTCAGTCCATTTCattatggtgggaaacatggcggcctgcagcagacatggtgctggagaaagagctgggagTTTATAATCTTGATCTGTAATAGGCAGGAGGaggctgtgtgccacactggacatagcttgagcataaaTGACCTCAAAGCTgccttccacagtgacacacttcttccaacaatgcTACAGGgactccaacaagccacacctccgAGCGGTACCACTCCCTacggaccaagcattcaaacacaggaatgGCCCCAAAGGGGACAAACCTATTGCAGCCAGCACAACCAGCCTGCTGTTTGTGATGggttccttcactgcctaagcttggctgtgctggaactttctCTGAGTGCCTGAGGGCACCATTCCCTGTATTCCATTTAGTGTCTTTAATCTATTTATCTCCTTGACCACAGGATTTACCTCCATtgcacttcctcctttctccttgaaccctacattttgtgtgtttccttgcTCATGTTGCTCCTGTTAACCAAACACTCTTCATACAAGTGAAGAGTAGCTGATGTGATGGCCCACCCCATTAATCAGTGGTCTCTGACTGAGAGAGCATAAAGGTCAACAGGCcacaaagtacatgtgacatctaTCCTACGGAGGGTTTCAGTGTGTGGGGCACTGGTGTATCCAACCCATGGCCACACAGTTAACTCAAAGGGAAAACAAATCCTGGGGAGAGCCCACATTAGCCTCCATCTTGGGAAGGACCATGGGATTTCCCTGCAGCTTCTGGCTCTAAccgcctgtctgctgcctgcaggATCCAGGACAGAAGGGCTGTGGGATATAGTCTATTGCTTGGCAGATCAGTGGACAAGGATCTCATTCCTGTATGtcagtactgagccatcttctaagGACTCAGAACCACAAAGTATCACCCTTACCCCTCCCCACATGCCCTCACCCTGAGGTCCCAGCAGGCAGATGAGGAAGCTTGGTGAGGGGAGCACTCATAAAAGTCAGCCTTAGTTTCCTTCACCACTGTTAAACCTATGCACAGTAGCTTGAATATCCCAGTCTGTCTGCCTTTGTGCCTTcattgcctgtctgcctgtctgcctgtctgtctatggTACACTTTCAAGGAAGCACTCAGAGCTCAGAACTTGACTAACAGACACTTGGTCCCCCCCTCTTTCTGAAGTCCCCAAATGGCATCATGCACTGAATGCTTGGAGAGGGAGTGGAATCAGCCTGTTCTTCCAAGTACACATCGGTGGAAATACCATTTGGGTGCCTTCTAGATGGGGTTGGGCTTCTGCCGTCCTCTCTCAGGTCCTACATACATGCCAAATGCAAAGCCACTGTCATGGATAACTGGATCTGTAAAAATAGCTCCTGTGTGTTTTTCTACAGTGCCCTACTGGGCAAAGGGCTGACACCAGCAACTGGGAACCTGTTTGGCACAGTGCTCCCTCACCACAAGGGTACAGCTGTGGGGCCCTCTCTCTGCAGTATATCTTCTACCATCCTCTCTCAGGTCTGACTCTCACCCTCGGGATGATGGGATCCTCTTTCAGTGAAACCAGACCATGTGACCCAGATGATCTGAAGTGCTTGATTCTGGACCAGAGCCATCACAATCTGCTCTCAGGCTGCTGTGTTAAATCCCCAAGGAGGAGCCTTGGGCACAGCCCTCCTGGCTGGCATGCTAACCACGGCATGAAGCAGCACTATTTGTGGCCCACCTATCCTGAAAGAGGCCCCTTCAGTCCACCGTAAGCTCTTGCGCATATACTTCAAAAGGGAATCCAGGCTCTCTCCACACAGGAAtctcaaaatggctctgagacaCCCCAACCCCCAAGGTCACTGATGCAGATGGGGATGCAGAAGCTTGGGGAactgccctttcttcctcaaagTCACATGAGATTTGTTGCCAGACCCACAGCAGGATACACTGCACTTGACTGTCAGTGCCCATGGACATGTGTTGCAGCTTCTGAGACCCAGTCTGAACTTCAGTCTTGACTAAGTCCTGGGGCCCCTTTCTTTCTGGGAACCTCTCAAATGCCTTCTATCCACAGAGGCCCCAGATGGGGAAGGTACAGGGCTCACTGCCCCATGTTGGTACCTGCTGGGTGCAGCTCACCAGACCATCTGACCCAGATTATCTGAAGTTGTTGTAACCAGACCGGAGCTCCCACAGTGCCCTCTCAGGACCTGTGCCTACCCTACATGCTACTCACTCATCTTTTCCTCTGGGAGTGCCTAAAAATGGTGTCTCTGCTGGGTTCCCCAGAATGGAATGAAAGGGTTCATCCATAGAAGTGTGTGGCAGCTGGAGCTAGGCTGACCACAGGGGTGAAGTGGCATGACTTCCAGACCCCTGGTCCTCAAAGAGAGACCTTTAGGGTCCTTGCAAAGCGCCTACCTGAATTCACAAAACTCAGAGTGGCTTTCTCCATTTGAGAAAACTCACAAAATGGTTTGAAGAGGGGACATTCCAAATGCTAGGATGCCTGACAGTTCCTCATCTGGGACAATGGGGCCTGACTGTGAACCTCTAGGTGCAGTTCCTTGAGGGGAGAGAaccacagagaaaggaggggcaGGGGACAGCCAAGTAGCCACGGTGAAGTTTCCTGAACAAACTTTACTAAATCCTCCTGCTTGTTGGACACATGTTAAGATCTCTGTCATCACTGCACTAGAGAACTGAGCTACAATGCTATCTTATGGTTGTGGGGACAGATCACAGGAAAACAGTGGTAACCGCTCATGCCTGAGGATCTGTCTGATCACCTCCCTGGAACCTGCATAAACAGTGGGATGCAGCAGCCAGCACCTGATGCAGGAATCCTAGCCCTCCTTTGGCAAGatggcaggagaggcaggagagtgggccAGAATCTCCCAGGCAGCCAGCTTGGACTGcatactgcagcagcagcagcagaagccagtGAGGCACCAAcaccacaaggtggaaggaagagCCAACTTGAGATATATCCTCTGGCTCCCCACCAGCACTGAGGCATGCATGAGTCCACCCTCACACTCTCCTATACAGAGACacaaatggtttgtttgttttttaaacaatttgtCCTGGTAATAGGACTTTCGCTGTGCACTTGCTGATATTGCAGGAGGAAGGTTCAGTTTATATCACTGACATGCagactcacaaccatgtgtaactctgTTTCTATGAAATGTGGCACCGTTTCTGTCCTCTGGGGATACCAGGGACACATGCAGAACACTTCACATGTAGGCAACACACTAATACACCCTTAGtagtcatctctgtctctcctgacAAGAGAGGTGGAAGAGGCCCTGCCTAGGAGCTCTAGGCCTCATCTTCCCATGATTCTACCCTGTGTGTGAGGAGGAGCACTTGCAGAGGGGAGAGGTGAACCATGCCCTACACGTCCTGTGTCCTCTGTAACTCTAACACCAGGGCAGGATTCCTGTCTGCACATTTGTCCTTTCCTGTTTGGGGGTGATGGGGATACACCGTTTCTGACTGTATGTGTTATCCTAGTGTTCAGTCACTAAGGAGACCCCAGCCCGAGTCCTCCATGCCAAGGCCAGCAGCATAGCAGCTTGGAGCAGTTTTCCCTTCTCCCAGGCCTAAGTCACTCACACTGCCCCAGGCCCTGTTCCTGGTTAATAATTCTGAAAGCCATAAGGGAGTTAGGTTACTCCACCGACTTGGGGCTACCAGCTGAAGGTGACCCCTTGGCAACATTGCTGTACTTGTGCTGTGAAGGGAATTCTCACCTGTCCTCCTGACAGGGTTGGGGCACTTGAGCGACACCATTTCCTAGAAGAGGTTGGACCAGCCTTAAGGCTGCCTGTTAACCCAGGACCTCTcacagagcagctggtgctcagcGAGAGCATGCAGAAGAAATTGCTTTCACCTTCCCTTCACCTTCACTGCAGTTAACCAGAACAGGAGACTAAAACTGAGGAAGCAATCGAGATCGTTTTATTCTGTTTGTCAGGAAAATGCCAAGGTCTTCCCCACTGCCTGGGAATGTCCACTTAGAATGCCATGGGAGCTTGAGAAATAGTACAACTTAGATGGAAGTCATTCTCGTTGGTTTACACAATAATACCCTTCTCCTGAAGTGGATGAACAGCAGCATGGGCATTGCTAAATCCATTTGCACACTTAAGACATCCCAGGTCCATGAGTCTTGTAGTAAAGGTCACAACATTCTATAACAACTAGACAACCTCAAGccacacagacaggacagagtagagggaagaacaggagagaGTGGTTCCCAcagctcctcccaccatgtgtcACATGATGGCGTGGTACTTAGAtgactgactctgcctgcacTGGGGTTGGATGGGAACTGCCTGTGTGGGAAGTAGAACTTGTGCAGGGCAGAGCCAGAAGGGCCATCTGCCCGGCCCTCCTGACCTAGACCCTGTCTATCTCCTCTCTCAGAGCCTCTGCATATCTAAAGGGGTAGGCTCTGGGATCCTGCTTAAAGATGCTGGCAAAAAAGTTGAGTAATTTCATCTTGGTGGTTTCGGCATGGGCCCTTGGGCCCCACAGGAACTCATAGGAAGGAGGATCGCTATCAGGCACCTGCCTGTATTCCAGGTACCCTTCCTGCACAAAATGCTCCGTGATGAGACGTCTGGGCTCCCCATACATGAAATGCTCACTGTCCGCATACACCCCCATCTTGTTCAGTACGCGCCACAAGGCCTGCTCACTAGCACAGTTGTCCTCTATGAAGATGATGCACAGCACGATTAGTAGCAGGCCTGTCTTGGGTACGCCTGGAAAACCATGCTGAGTCCCATGGTAGGTGATCCCAAGGGCAAGGGCAACAGAGTAGATGTGGTCAGGGGTGTTTCTTTCCACTATCTCCAGACCAAAGAGCAGCCTCAAACAATCAGAGGCCTTAGAAAAGATGACAGGGTAGTATTCCTCGTAACCGCGGAGGACTACGTACAGAATCTGAGCCTTAGATGTCAGCTGCTTCCTAGTGTACTTGAGGAGAAGGAAGCGAACCACATCAATCATCTTTCTGTTGAGGACACCTTGTGAGGGAGAGTGTGGGTCATCCAGTTCTGTAGCTTGGCTGCCGAAGGACTCAAAAGATGATGCCCTACTGGCATAGTCAGGAGAGGAGGCTCTCTGAGGCCACTCGGGAGAGCCCAGCATATCGCCAACAGATGGATGCCCTGAGTGGGTGTTGGTGGCCTCCACCTcgcctgcctcagctcctgggtCATGGGCACGCTCCAGGCCCCTTGCCCTGCTTTGGGACTGAGAGCTGTCTGGGAGgttgcctgtgtgtctgctgtcAGTTGGATCCATGCTGATTTCCTTGGGAACACAGGAATGGACTTGTTGCAGCTCAGAGGGATGAAGACTCACAGGcctgtg includes the following:
- the LOC127185508 gene encoding melanoma-associated antigen 11-like is translated as MLGSPEWPQRASSPDYASRASSFESFGSQATELDDPHSPSQGVLNRKMIDVVRFLLLKYTRKQLTSKAQILYVVLRGYEEYYPVIFSKASDCLRLLFGLEIVERNTPDHIYSVALALGITYHGTQHGFPGVPKTGLLLIVLCIIFIEDNCASEQALWRVLNKMGVYADSEHFMYGEPRRLITEHFVQEGYLEYRQVPDSDPPSYEFLWGPRAHAETTKMKLLNFFASIFKQDPRAYPFRYAEALREEIDRV